From a single Hymenobacter sp. YIM 151500-1 genomic region:
- a CDS encoding WbqC family protein, translating to MAVVLFEAQYNPPIAFFAALVGADTLLLEAQEHYRKQTYRNRCLILTAQGVQPLTVPVVDGNRSEKVKSSEIEIDYRQNWTHRHWRTLQTAYGSSPYFEYYADYLHDLYRQKPALLFDFNVSLLHFYLKCLRFRLPVEFTAEYVSPTSHSLIHSLAHSLIEDRRDWLTPKPAAAAEPDRTSARPYAQSFGKDFVPGLSILDLLFMQGPAAGSFLA from the coding sequence ATGGCTGTTGTCTTGTTTGAAGCCCAGTATAATCCGCCCATAGCTTTTTTTGCCGCTTTGGTGGGAGCCGACACGCTGCTGCTGGAAGCCCAGGAACATTACCGTAAGCAAACCTACCGCAACCGCTGCCTGATTCTGACGGCCCAAGGCGTGCAGCCGCTTACGGTGCCTGTGGTGGACGGCAACCGCAGCGAAAAAGTCAAAAGCAGTGAAATCGAAATCGACTACCGCCAAAACTGGACCCACCGCCATTGGCGCACCTTGCAAACCGCCTATGGCAGCAGTCCGTACTTCGAGTATTATGCCGACTACCTGCACGACCTGTACCGGCAAAAACCTGCGCTTTTATTTGACTTCAACGTCAGCCTGCTGCATTTTTATCTAAAATGCCTGCGCTTCCGACTGCCAGTAGAGTTTACAGCCGAGTACGTCTCTCCTACTTCACACTCACTTATTCACTCACTCGCCCATTCACTCATCGAGGACCGGCGCGACTGGCTGACACCCAAGCCTGCTGCCGCAGCTGAACCTGACAGGACGTCGGCGCGGCCGTACGCGCAAAGCTTTGGTAAAGATTTTGTTCCCGGTCTCAGCATCTTAGACCTGCTGTTTATGCAGGGCCCGGCCGCCGGCAGTTTTCTTGCGTAG
- a CDS encoding ATP-dependent Clp protease ATP-binding subunit, translated as MEAKFSNRVKEVISLSREEAIRLGHDYIGTEHLLLGMIREGEGTAIGLLKKLGVSVDELKYALEQATRNTATQGTSITGSIPLTKQTEKVLKITYLEAKIFKSEIIGTEHLLLSILRDEDNISSQILSKFNVNYESVRDSLDYHGNTANNPTSGPEADDDDNDRLFGGSGAGRGGAGSGSAAKKGNEKSRTPVLDNFGRDLTKLAEEDKLDPIVGREKEIERVAQILSRRKKNNPILIGEPGVGKTAIAEGLALRIIQKKVSRVLFGKRVVTLDLASLVAGTKYRGQFEERMKAVMNELEKSPDVILFIDELHTIVGAGGASGSLDASNMFKPALARGEIQCIGATTLDEYRQYIEKDGALARRFQMVMVDPTSPEETIEILHNIKDKYQDHHHVLYTDKAIEACVKLSDRYMSDRFLPDKAIDILDEAGARVHINNIVVPEDILKLEEQIENIKTEKNRVVKSQKYEEAAKLRDTEKKLIDQLDQAKKDWEEETKKKRYTVKEENVAEVIAMMTGIPVSRVAQNESQKLLNMGEELQGKVIGQDKAITQLVKAIQRTRVGLKDPKKPIGSFVFLGPTGVGKTELAKVLATYLFDKEDALVRIDMSEYMEKFSVSRLVGAPPGYVGYEEGGQLTEKIRRKPYSVILLDEIEKAHPDVYNLLLQVLDDGILTDGLGRKVDFRNTIIIMTSNIGARDLQDFGAGIGFGTKARQENMDEITKGTITNALRKTFSPEFLNRLDDVIVFNSLEKKDIHRIIDISLHKLLSRIQTLGYRVELTDAAKDFVAEKGYDPKFGARPLNRAIQKYIEDPIAEEILKAEIAQGDVITADYKEGSEELTFAVSKSGEAPDLPSDERPAEAPESGDDADAKK; from the coding sequence ATGGAAGCTAAATTCTCAAATCGAGTCAAGGAGGTCATCTCCCTGAGCCGGGAAGAGGCCATCCGGCTCGGGCACGATTATATCGGCACCGAACACCTGTTGCTGGGCATGATTCGCGAAGGGGAAGGCACGGCCATCGGCCTGCTCAAGAAATTGGGTGTGTCGGTAGACGAGCTAAAGTATGCCTTGGAGCAAGCCACCCGGAATACGGCTACGCAGGGCACGAGCATTACCGGCTCGATTCCTCTTACGAAGCAAACCGAAAAGGTCCTCAAAATCACCTACCTCGAAGCCAAAATCTTCAAGAGCGAGATTATTGGCACTGAGCATCTGTTGTTGTCCATCCTGCGGGATGAAGACAACATTTCGTCCCAAATCCTGAGCAAATTCAACGTGAACTACGAATCCGTGCGCGATTCGCTGGATTACCACGGTAACACGGCGAACAACCCGACCTCCGGCCCCGAGGCCGACGACGACGACAACGACCGTCTGTTTGGCGGCTCCGGCGCTGGCCGGGGCGGTGCTGGCAGCGGCTCGGCCGCTAAAAAAGGCAACGAAAAGTCGCGCACGCCGGTGCTCGACAACTTTGGCCGCGACCTGACCAAGCTGGCGGAAGAAGATAAACTGGACCCCATTGTGGGCCGCGAAAAAGAAATTGAGCGCGTAGCCCAGATTCTGAGCCGCCGCAAAAAAAACAACCCCATTCTCATCGGGGAGCCCGGCGTTGGTAAAACCGCCATTGCTGAAGGCTTGGCCCTGCGCATCATCCAGAAGAAAGTGTCGCGGGTGCTATTCGGCAAGCGCGTGGTAACGCTGGACCTGGCTTCGCTGGTGGCTGGTACCAAATACCGCGGCCAGTTTGAGGAGCGCATGAAGGCCGTAATGAACGAGCTGGAGAAGTCGCCCGACGTTATCCTGTTCATTGACGAGCTGCATACTATCGTGGGCGCTGGCGGCGCTTCGGGTTCCCTGGATGCCTCGAACATGTTTAAGCCGGCCCTGGCCCGCGGCGAAATTCAGTGCATCGGTGCTACTACGCTCGATGAGTATCGGCAGTACATCGAGAAAGATGGCGCCCTGGCCCGTCGTTTTCAGATGGTAATGGTGGACCCCACCTCGCCGGAGGAAACCATCGAAATCCTGCACAACATCAAAGACAAGTACCAGGACCACCACCACGTCCTGTACACCGACAAAGCCATTGAGGCCTGTGTGAAGCTGTCGGACCGCTACATGTCAGACCGCTTCTTGCCGGACAAGGCCATTGACATTCTGGACGAGGCCGGAGCCCGTGTGCACATCAACAACATCGTGGTACCGGAGGATATTCTCAAGCTCGAAGAGCAGATTGAGAACATCAAGACCGAGAAAAACCGGGTGGTGAAGTCGCAGAAGTATGAGGAGGCCGCCAAGCTCCGCGACACGGAGAAGAAACTTATTGATCAGCTCGACCAGGCCAAGAAGGACTGGGAGGAGGAGACCAAGAAGAAGCGCTACACTGTGAAGGAGGAAAACGTGGCTGAGGTTATTGCCATGATGACCGGCATTCCCGTTTCGCGCGTGGCCCAGAACGAAAGCCAGAAGCTGCTCAATATGGGTGAGGAGCTGCAAGGCAAGGTCATTGGCCAGGACAAGGCCATTACCCAACTGGTAAAAGCCATTCAGCGTACCCGCGTAGGCCTAAAAGACCCCAAGAAGCCCATCGGCTCCTTCGTGTTCCTCGGCCCGACGGGCGTGGGTAAGACGGAACTGGCCAAAGTACTGGCTACCTACCTCTTCGACAAGGAAGACGCGCTGGTGCGCATCGACATGTCGGAGTACATGGAGAAGTTCAGCGTGTCGCGCCTGGTGGGTGCGCCTCCCGGTTATGTAGGGTATGAAGAAGGCGGGCAGCTGACGGAAAAAATCCGCCGCAAGCCTTACTCGGTAATCCTGCTCGACGAAATTGAGAAGGCTCACCCTGACGTATACAACCTGCTGCTACAAGTGCTCGACGACGGTATCCTGACCGACGGCTTGGGCCGCAAGGTGGACTTCCGCAATACCATCATCATCATGACCTCCAACATTGGGGCGCGTGACTTGCAGGACTTCGGCGCGGGCATCGGCTTCGGTACCAAGGCCCGGCAAGAAAACATGGACGAGATTACGAAGGGCACCATTACCAATGCCCTGCGCAAAACCTTCTCGCCCGAGTTCCTCAACCGCTTGGACGACGTGATTGTCTTTAACTCGCTGGAGAAGAAAGACATCCACCGCATTATCGACATCTCGCTGCACAAGCTGCTCTCGCGCATCCAAACGCTGGGCTACCGCGTAGAGCTGACCGATGCTGCCAAGGACTTCGTGGCCGAGAAAGGCTATGACCCCAAGTTTGGCGCCCGTCCGCTGAACCGGGCCATCCAGAAATACATCGAGGACCCGATAGCGGAGGAAATTCTGAAAGCTGAAATTGCTCAGGGCGACGTCATCACCGCCGACTACAAAGAAGGCAGCGAGGAGCTAACCTTCGCCGTCAGCAAGAGTGGCGAAGCCCCAGACCTTCCCAGCGACGAGCGACCCGCCGAAGCCCCTGAGTCGGGTGACGACGCTGATGCAAAGAAGTAA
- a CDS encoding Uma2 family endonuclease, with product MESPRKRRYTEEEYLAMEYVSEFKHEFVDGQIYPWGHPNMLGMYDVQAMSGASLPHNTIAGNAFGLLRNALRGKGCRPHNSDMRVHIPLTGTYLYPDVLVVCGQPEILKNGKIDLLLNPVVIIEVLSDSTADYDRSGKFMRYRSIESVRDYLLLDSRSVRAELYSRMENGQWTLTEILDPAGAVILASVKSTLAMAELYEDVTFEL from the coding sequence ATGGAATCACCCCGCAAGCGCCGTTACACCGAGGAGGAATACTTAGCTATGGAATATGTCTCTGAGTTCAAGCATGAATTCGTAGACGGCCAAATTTATCCCTGGGGCCATCCCAATATGCTGGGCATGTACGATGTGCAGGCTATGTCAGGTGCCTCGCTACCGCATAATACCATTGCTGGCAATGCTTTTGGTTTGCTTCGCAATGCGCTACGAGGCAAAGGCTGCCGTCCGCACAATAGCGACATGCGCGTGCATATTCCATTAACCGGAACGTACCTCTATCCAGATGTGCTAGTAGTATGTGGCCAGCCCGAAATTCTCAAAAATGGCAAGATAGACCTGCTGCTGAATCCCGTGGTCATCATTGAAGTGCTATCTGACTCCACGGCTGACTACGACCGAAGCGGCAAGTTTATGCGCTACCGCAGTATTGAATCGGTACGGGACTACTTGTTGCTTGACTCGCGCAGTGTGCGGGCGGAGCTGTATTCGCGCATGGAAAACGGACAGTGGACGTTAACGGAAATCCTGGACCCGGCCGGGGCGGTTATTTTAGCGAGTGTAAAATCTACGCTGGCAATGGCTGAGTTGTATGAGGATGTAACGTTTGAACTATAG
- a CDS encoding glycosyltransferase family 2 protein: MNTLVAAASAAPSVCPAEQPLVSVWLITYNHEPYIAQAIEGVLMQETTFRVELIIGEDCSSDRTREIVQAYQKQYPDRIKLFLSPKNLGMVPVLEPTYRMCTGKYVAMLDGDDYWTDPLKLQKQVELMEADATCHVSFHGVQLYHETTRQHTQPAAPQLGTARHILNLHEIIYLGNPIYTVSAIFRRPVQELPAYYYELPYPDLAIYYWVLAGGGKARYWPEVMGVYRVHAKGAFSGASWYQKRQDSLAFFDIIRHHLPAHYYQQVEAERQVVLYDLLMETVKQKNIKAALHYFRLVDWPQLPAPLPTFSRAHRYGAAGLRMLAKLLSQRHTSRS, encoded by the coding sequence ATGAACACTTTAGTTGCTGCTGCCTCCGCTGCCCCTTCAGTCTGCCCCGCCGAGCAGCCGCTGGTGAGCGTCTGGCTTATTACCTACAACCACGAGCCCTACATTGCGCAGGCCATTGAGGGCGTGCTGATGCAGGAAACCACGTTCAGAGTGGAGCTGATAATCGGCGAGGACTGCTCTTCAGACCGGACGCGTGAAATCGTGCAAGCCTACCAGAAACAATATCCTGACCGGATCAAGCTGTTCCTGTCGCCTAAAAATCTGGGCATGGTGCCGGTGCTGGAGCCTACCTACCGCATGTGCACCGGCAAGTACGTAGCCATGCTCGACGGCGACGACTACTGGACCGATCCACTGAAGCTGCAAAAACAGGTGGAGCTAATGGAAGCGGATGCCACTTGCCACGTCAGCTTCCACGGCGTGCAGCTGTATCACGAAACTACCCGGCAGCACACGCAGCCTGCTGCCCCCCAGTTAGGTACCGCACGGCATATCCTGAACCTACACGAAATTATCTACTTGGGCAATCCAATCTATACTGTATCAGCCATATTCCGCCGGCCGGTGCAGGAGCTGCCCGCATATTATTATGAGCTGCCTTATCCCGACTTGGCTATCTACTACTGGGTGCTGGCCGGAGGCGGTAAGGCGCGCTACTGGCCCGAGGTAATGGGCGTGTACCGAGTGCACGCCAAAGGAGCCTTCTCAGGTGCCAGCTGGTACCAGAAACGCCAGGATTCATTAGCCTTCTTCGACATTATTCGCCACCATCTACCTGCCCATTATTATCAGCAAGTTGAGGCTGAGCGCCAAGTGGTGCTTTATGACTTGCTGATGGAAACCGTGAAGCAAAAAAATATAAAGGCTGCTCTGCACTACTTCCGCCTGGTAGACTGGCCCCAACTGCCCGCCCCCTTACCGACTTTCAGCCGGGCGCACCGCTACGGAGCAGCTGGATTACGAATGCTGGCCAAGCTGCTTTCTCAGCGGCACACAAGTCGTTCATAA
- a CDS encoding class I SAM-dependent methyltransferase: MQPTDFSPPPHHTIVAHCEDYLQAHGDNHLGVGWPNEADAQTRYGVMLDLLRLGGPEPVRVLDFGCGPAHLYQYLLDHGLQHRIHYTGLDVSEKYLQLARAKYPEVPLLALDVLREPEALPAFDYILMNGVLTQKCTVGFDDMWTYAQQLLQTVFAKARVGLAFNVMTKHVDWERDDLFHLPLDTLAAFLKRQLSRHVVFRHDYGLYEYTTYVYREPQR; this comes from the coding sequence ATGCAGCCCACTGACTTCTCTCCGCCGCCTCACCATACCATTGTTGCTCATTGCGAAGACTACCTGCAAGCGCACGGCGACAACCACCTGGGCGTGGGCTGGCCCAACGAAGCCGATGCTCAGACCCGTTACGGGGTGATGCTGGACCTGCTACGCCTTGGCGGGCCCGAGCCGGTGCGCGTCCTCGACTTCGGCTGCGGCCCGGCCCACCTCTACCAGTATCTACTCGACCACGGCCTGCAACACCGCATACACTATACAGGACTCGATGTTTCGGAGAAGTACCTGCAACTGGCCCGCGCCAAATACCCGGAGGTGCCGCTTCTAGCTCTGGATGTGCTGCGTGAGCCGGAAGCCTTGCCCGCTTTCGACTACATCCTGATGAATGGGGTGCTAACCCAAAAGTGTACGGTTGGCTTCGACGACATGTGGACCTATGCGCAGCAACTGCTGCAAACCGTGTTTGCCAAAGCCCGAGTAGGCCTAGCCTTCAACGTCATGACCAAGCACGTAGACTGGGAGCGGGACGATTTGTTCCACCTGCCGCTAGACACGCTGGCCGCCTTTCTGAAGCGCCAGCTGAGCAGACACGTGGTATTTCGCCACGACTACGGCCTATATGAGTATACGACCTACGTGTACCGGGAACCCCAGCGCTGA
- a CDS encoding WbqC family protein codes for MQPYLFPYLGYFQLLHAADKFVLLDDVQFITRGWINRNRILVAGREHLFTVPLEQASQNKLIHQVQLQPGDHARRKLIRTIEQAYRKAPYFAACFPLLEQILLRPSSLNVTDIVQESLLAVAQYLGWKPQLSRSSALPKAPGLVGADRIAAICTHLRADEYLNMEGGGHLYSAAHLARHEVQLRLLRPWLPPYPQAAPVFVPGLSIIDVLMHNSPAWIRQTLMQAQVL; via the coding sequence ATGCAACCCTATTTGTTTCCGTACCTGGGCTATTTTCAGCTCTTGCACGCCGCCGACAAGTTTGTGCTGCTGGATGATGTGCAGTTCATCACCCGGGGCTGGATCAACCGCAACCGTATTTTGGTAGCAGGACGGGAGCATCTGTTTACGGTGCCTTTAGAGCAGGCTTCCCAGAATAAGCTAATTCACCAAGTGCAGCTACAGCCCGGTGACCACGCCCGGCGCAAGCTGATCCGGACTATTGAGCAAGCCTACAGGAAAGCACCGTACTTCGCGGCGTGCTTTCCGCTGCTGGAGCAGATTCTGCTCAGGCCATCCTCGCTGAATGTTACGGATATCGTCCAGGAAAGTCTGCTGGCCGTGGCGCAGTATCTGGGTTGGAAGCCTCAGCTTTCCCGTAGCTCAGCCTTGCCCAAAGCCCCTGGCCTGGTGGGAGCCGACCGGATAGCGGCCATTTGCACGCACCTGCGTGCCGACGAGTACCTGAACATGGAAGGCGGGGGCCATCTGTACTCGGCGGCTCACCTTGCCCGGCACGAAGTGCAGCTGCGGCTGCTGCGGCCGTGGTTGCCGCCGTATCCGCAGGCCGCTCCGGTTTTTGTTCCGGGCTTGTCCATCATTGATGTGCTGATGCACAACTCCCCGGCCTGGATCCGGCAAACCCTAATGCAAGCTCAAGTGCTATAG
- a CDS encoding DegT/DnrJ/EryC1/StrS family aminotransferase yields MITVTKAFLPPLEEYHARLRGVWECGWITNEGPLVTELEEALRQYLGVKHLLFVSNGTLALQLAIKALDIRGDVLTTPFSYVATTSSIVWEQCRPVFVDVDPRSLCLNPDLLEAAITPATQAIVATHVFGTPCAVEQIEQVAQRHGLRVIYDAAHAFGVQYHGTSLLRHGDVSTLSFHATKLFHTGEGGAIVTDNDELARKLAYMRNFGHEGAHTFAGLGINAKNSEIHAALGLCVLPHVPELMRRRRALVQLYDQLLAPAKLQCPQLPPATTPTYSYYPVLFRSEAELLRVCDALQQAGIYPRRYFYPVLTTLPYAPSADCPVATDVASRVLCLPLYYELAEADVARIAQIIQLTMA; encoded by the coding sequence ATGATTACCGTAACAAAGGCTTTTTTACCGCCTCTTGAAGAATACCATGCGCGCCTGCGTGGTGTCTGGGAGTGCGGCTGGATAACCAACGAGGGGCCTTTAGTAACGGAACTGGAAGAGGCGCTTCGGCAGTATCTGGGTGTCAAGCACTTGCTTTTTGTCAGCAACGGTACGCTGGCTTTACAGCTGGCCATCAAAGCCTTGGATATTCGTGGCGACGTACTTACGACCCCGTTTTCGTACGTGGCCACCACCAGCAGCATTGTGTGGGAGCAGTGCCGCCCCGTGTTCGTGGACGTGGACCCGCGCAGCCTGTGCCTGAACCCCGACCTGCTGGAGGCCGCCATCACACCAGCCACTCAGGCCATTGTGGCTACCCACGTTTTTGGCACACCCTGCGCTGTGGAGCAAATCGAACAGGTGGCGCAGCGACACGGCCTGCGGGTTATTTACGATGCCGCCCACGCCTTTGGCGTGCAATACCACGGCACTTCCCTGCTCCGGCACGGCGACGTATCAACGCTGAGCTTTCACGCCACCAAGCTTTTTCACACGGGGGAAGGGGGGGCCATTGTAACCGATAACGACGAGTTGGCTCGTAAGCTGGCGTACATGCGCAACTTCGGCCACGAAGGAGCCCATACGTTTGCCGGCCTGGGCATCAACGCAAAAAACTCCGAGATTCATGCCGCTCTGGGATTATGCGTATTGCCCCATGTGCCGGAGCTGATGCGCCGCCGCCGTGCCTTAGTGCAGCTCTACGACCAACTGCTAGCTCCGGCCAAGCTCCAGTGCCCCCAGCTGCCACCCGCAACCACGCCCACGTACTCATATTATCCAGTGCTGTTTCGCTCCGAAGCTGAACTGCTGCGGGTATGTGACGCCCTGCAACAAGCCGGTATCTACCCCCGGCGTTACTTCTACCCAGTTCTGACCACGTTGCCTTACGCGCCCTCGGCTGATTGTCCTGTGGCAACGGATGTAGCCAGTCGGGTGCTGTGTCTGCCGCTGTACTATGAGCTGGCCGAAGCAGATGTAGCCCGCATTGCCCAGATTATTCAGCTTACCATGGCGTAG